A single genomic interval of Spinacia oleracea cultivar Varoflay chromosome 6, BTI_SOV_V1, whole genome shotgun sequence harbors:
- the LOC110795238 gene encoding uncharacterized protein, giving the protein MVTHSTLTLAKMSATTLSSPPSSLSAPLQGLGSKLPLRSTFTFNIRRSSFPQLRASANNLPSSLDSGSSTELDAVSSFSAIVPDTVIFDDFQRFPPTAATVSSSLLLGILSLPDTIFKSAVDTALADSDCASIGKSDARLSCFYDKALVNCGADLAKLVPGRVSTEVDSRLAYDTHGIIHKVHDLLKLYNDIEVPAERLLFKIPSTWQGIEAARVLESEGIQTHLTFVYSFAQASAAAQAGASVIQIFVGRIRDWARNHSGDSEIETALKRGEDPGLALVTKAYNYIHKYGHKSKLMAAAVRNKQDLYSLLGVDYIIAPLKVLESLKDSVTTPDEKYAFTRRLSPQSAATYEFSKEELVKWDQRSLTSAMGPCAVELLTAGIDGYSNQANRVEDLFGKIWPPPNV; this is encoded by the exons ATGGTCACTCACTCAACTCTCACACTAGCAAAAATGTCTGCAACAACTTTGTCTTCTCCGCCCTCGTCTCTCTCCGCTCCTCTTCAG GGGTTAGGATCCAAGCTCCCTCTTCGTTCTACTTTCACCTTCAACATTCGGCGATCATCATTTCCTCAACTTCGCGCTTCTGCTAACAATCTCCCTTCTTCTCTTGATTCCG GTTCAAGTACTGAACTTGATGCTGTTTCGAGCTTTAGTGCGATTGTTCCCGATACCGTCATTTTCGATGATTTCCAAAG GTTTCCTCCAACTGCTGCTACTGTCAGTTCATCGCTTTTGCTAGGTATTTTGAGTCTTCCTGATACTATATTCAAG AGTGCGGTTGATACTGCCTTGGCAGACTCTGATTGTGCTAGTATTGGCAAATCTGATGCTAGATTATCATGTTTCTATGACAAG GCCCTAGTGAACTGTGGTGCTGATTTGGCTAAGCTAGTACCTGGTAGGGTGTCGACAGAAGTGGATTCCCGGCTAGCTTACGACACTCACGGGATAATTCACAAG GTGCACGACCTTTTAAAGCTATACAATGATATTGAGGTCCCTGCGGAGCGTTTGCTGTTTAAGATTCCTTCAACATGGCAG GGAATAGAGGCTGCAAGGGTGCTGGAATCTGAGGGCATACAAACCCACTTGACATTTGTTTATAG CTTTGCCCAAGCTTCTGCAGCAGCTCAAGCAGGAGCATCTGTCATTCAGATTTTTGTTGGTCGGATAAGG GATTGGGCACGTAATCATTCTGGTGACTCTGAGATTGAGACTGCTCTTAAAAGAGGGGAAGATCCTGGGTTAGCATTG GTGACAAAAGCATACAATTATATTCATAAATATGGTCACAAATCAAAGCTGATGGCTGCAGCAGTTCGCAACAAGCAGGACCTCTATAGTCTTCTTGG GGTTGATTACATTATAGCACCTCTTAAGGTACTGGAGTCTCTAAAAGACTCCGTAACCACTCCTGATGAGAAGTATGCTTTCACGAGGAGGCTGTCCCCACAATCTGCTGCTACCTATGAGTTCAGCAAAGAAGAG CTTGTAAAGTGGGACCAAAGAAGCTTGACATCAGCAATGGGGCCTTGTGCAGTGGAGCTTCTAACTGCTGGGATTGATGGTTATTctaatcaagcaaaccgagttGAGGATTTATTTGGGAAGATTTGGCCACCCCCGAATGTATGA
- the LOC110795237 gene encoding acid beta-fructofuranosidase gives MVESSDSTLPYSYAPLAPNHEQEQENGIEKQQRRKSLKIGLLIFSGLMISALIMSLLDYNNVANNVPIKLDDLSLRPPPENLAGVETIPGSDDLLFKVTRGKPHGVSEKANGFPMRGLGVPFFDWNDLQLAWQKTSFHFQPQMNWMNDPNGPLYYNGWYHFFYQYNPAGAVWGNIVWAHAVSKDLIKWMDLPIAMVADRWYDFNGVWTGSATILPDGQIVMLYTGSTNESVQVQNLAYPANLSDPLLREWVKYPDNPVLVPPPGIHKLDFRDPTTAWLTSEGKWRITIGSKINKTGISLVYETTDFKNFELLDNILHAVPTTGMWECVDFFPVSVSESNGLDTSINGPLVKHVLKASMDDNRNDYYAIGTYNEANGTWIPDNAAIDVGIGLRYDYGKFYASKTFYDQEKKRRILWGWVTEGDSEAADVRKGWASLQGVPRTVLYDQKTKTNLVQWPVEEVENLRHNSKEFDKVVVPAGSVVPLDVRAATEIDITAEFEIEKEALESLPFSGEEYSCPDSKGATQRGALGPFGILILADKNLSEQTPVYFYIIKTFNGRFKTFFCTDLTRSSVAPDVVKDIYGETVPVLKGERLSMRILVDHSIVEAYAQNGRTCITSRVYPTKAIYKDAKLYVFNNATEASVTASIKTWQMSSARNQVM, from the exons ATGGTTGAATCCTCGGATTCGACCCTCCCCTACTCCTATGCACCTTTAGCCCCAAACcatgaacaagaacaagaaaatGGCATAGAAAAACAACAAAGAAGAAAGTCCTTGAAGATTGGGTTGCTCATCTTTTCTGGGCTCATGATTTCTGCATTGATCATGAGCCTTTTGGATTACAACAATGTCGCCAACAATGTGCCTATCAAGCTTGATGATCTAAGCTTGAGACCTCCACCTGAGAATTTGGCTGGTGTAGAAACCATACCAGGATCAGATGACTTGTTGTTTAAGGTTACACGTGGCAAGCCTCATGGTGTTTCAGAGAAGGCTAATGGGTTTCCAATGCGTGGTCTTGGTGTGCCTTTCTTTGATTGGAATGATCTCCAGTTAGCTTGGCAGAAAACTTCTTTTCACTTTCAACCGCAAATGAATTGGATGAATG ATCCAAACG GTCCATTATACTACAATGGTTGGTACCACTTCTTCTACCAGTACAACCCTGCAGGTGCAGTCTGGGGCAACATTGTATGGGCACATGCTGTTTCCAAGGACCTCATAAAATGGATGGACCTTCCCATAGCCATGGTTGCAGATCGATGGTATGACTTCAACGGCGTGTGGACTGGCTCAGCCACTATCTTACCTGATGGTCAAATCGTAATGCTCTACACTGGTTCAACCAACGAGTCAGTCCAAGTCCAAAATCTAGCTTATCCGGCTAACTTATCTGACCCACTTCTCAGGGAATGGGTCAAGTACCCCGATAACCCAGTCCTCGTGCCACCTCCAGGAATTCACAAATTAGATTTCCGTGACCCTACAACTGCGTGGTTGACCTCTGAAGGTAAATGGAGGATTACAATTGGGTCTAAAATCAACAAAACAGGGATTTCTCTTGTGTATGAAACCACTGATTTCAAGAACTTTGAGCTTTTGGACAACATCCTACATGCTGTACCAACCACTGGTATGTGGGAGTGTGTTGACTTTTTTCCAGTCTCGGTGTCTGAGTCAAACGGGCTTGATACGTCCATTAACGGTCCATTAGTGAAGCATGTACTCAAAGCAAGCATGGATGATAATAGGAATGATTACTACGCAATTGGAACCTACAATGAGGCTAATGGTACATGGATCCCTGATAATGCTGCCATTGATGTTGGTATTGGATTAAGGTATGATTATGGCAAGTTTTATGCTTCCAAAACATTTTATGATCaagaaaagaagagaaggatCTTGTGGGGTTGGGTCACTGAAGGTGACAGTGAAGCAGCTGATGTTAGGAAAGGATGGGCATCTCTTCAG GGAGTTCCAAGAACCGTGTTGTATGaccaaaaaactaaaaccaacTTAGTTCAATGGCCCGTGGAGGAAGTAGAAAACCTAAGACACAACAGCAAGGAGTTTGACAAGGTTGTAGTTCCTGCAGGATCTGTTGTGCCATTGGATGTTCGCGCAGCCACAGAG ATAGATATAACAGCAGAATTTGAGATTGAAAAAGAGGCATTGGAAAGTTTACCCTTTTCGGGAGAAGAGTATAGCTGCCCAGACAGCAAGGGAGCTACTCAAAGGGGTGCTCTTGGACCTTTCGGGATTTTGATTCTTGCTGATAAGAATCTTTCTGAGCAAACTCCTGTCTATTTTTATATCATCAAAACCTTCAATGGCAGGTTCAAAACCTTCTTCTGCACAGATTTAACAAG GTCATCTGTAGCACCTGATGTTGTCAAAGACATATATGGTGAAACAGTTCCAGTTCTCAAAGGTGAAAGATTATCCATGAGAATTCTG GTGGATCACTCAATAGTAGAAGCCTATGCACAAAACGGTAGAACCTGTATTACATCCCGGGTTTACCCAACAAAGGCGATATACAAAGACGCAAAGCTATATGTGTTCAACAATGCAACTGAGGCCAGTGTCACAGCTTCCATCAAGACCTGGCAAATGAGTTCTGCAC GAAACCAGGTGATGTAG
- the LOC110795239 gene encoding probable trehalose-phosphate phosphatase F: protein MISGQTSSVMSDPTPIKERVGIHPSLMPYSQTGTSFSKGMYNIPIPKKKTSMLEDVLSNGWLDAMKSSSPPRKKLLKDFNVAVASDDTDFVYSSWMKKHPSALTSFEEIIDFAEGKKVAIFLDYDGTLSPIVDDPDRALMSDDMRSAVRNVAKYFPTAIISGRNRDKVCDLVGLSELHYAGSHGMDIMSPVHKLSNGHSNTNDSTDKQDKEVSLFQPATEFLPMIDEVFRTLVEKTKGIKGVNVENHKFCASVHYRNVDEKNWPTIAQLVHEVLKSFPRLRLTHGRKVLEVRPVFDWDKGKAVEFLLESLGLSKCEEVLPIFIGDDKTDEDAFRVLRNGNRGYGIIVSPIPKETKAFYSLRDTSEVKQFLEGLVQWKEQRYNSKRSTN from the exons ATGATTTCAGGCCAAACCTCCTCTGTTATGTCTGATCCAACTCCCATTAAGGAGAGAGTAGGTATTCATCCAAGCTTAATGCCTTACTCACAGACTGGAACATCATTCTCAAAGGGGATGTATAATATACCAATTCCTAAGAAAAAGACCAGCATGCTTGAAGATGTTCTGTCTAATGGTTGGTTAGATGCCATGAAATCTTCCTCTCCTCCTCGCAAGAAGCTTCTCAAGGACTTCAATGTCGCTGTTGCTTCAGATGACACTGATTTTGTTTATTCGTCTTGGATG AAGAAGCATCCATCTGCCTTGACTTCCTTTGAGGAAATCATAGATTTTGCTGAGGGTAAGAAGGTTGCAATCTTTTTGGACTATGACGGGACCCTTTCTCCAATTGTTGACGACCCTGATCGTGCACTTATGTCCGATGAT ATGCGTTCTGCTGTAAGAAATGTCGCTAAGTATTTTCCAACAGCGATCATCAGTGGAAGAAATCGTGAtaag GTGTGTGATTTGGTAGGACTTTCAGAACTACACTATGCTGGTAGTCATGGGATGGATATCATGAGCCCAGTGCACAAACTGTCGAATGGCCACTCTAACACTAATGACTCTACTGACAAGCAG GATAAGGAAGTAAGTCTGTTCCAGCCTGCTACCGAATTTTTGCCCATGATCGATGAG GTTTTTAGAACCCTTGTCGAGAAGACTAAAGGTATTAAAGGTGTGAATGTTGAGAACCACAAGTTCTGTGCATCTGTACATTACCGTAATGTTGATGAGAAG AATTGGCCTACTATTGCTCAGCTTGTTCATGAAGTTCTTAAAAGTTTCCCTCGTTTACGTTTAACTCACGGGCGTAAG GTTTTAGAGGTTCGACCCGTATTTGATTGGGACAAAGGGAAAGCAGTTGAATTTCTGCTAGAATCCCTTG GCCTAAGTAAATGTGAAGAAGTGCTCCCAATTTTCATAGGAGATGACAAAACTGATGAGGATGCATTTAGG GTGCTACGCAATGGAAACCGAGGCTATGGTATAATAGTATCCCCAATTCCAAAAGAAACCAAGGCATTCTACTCTCTCAGGGACACTTCAGAG GTTAAACAATTTCTGGAGGGCTTGGTACAGTGGAAAGAGCAGAGGTACAACTCAAAGAGGAGCACCAATTAA